Proteins encoded in a region of the Paenibacillus sp. E222 genome:
- a CDS encoding glycoside hydrolase family 5 protein, translating into MLVILGSAAPKASAATGFYVNGGKLYDSTGKAFVMRGVNHGHSWFKNDLNTAIPAIAKTGANTVRIVLSNGVQYTKDDLNSVKNIINVVSANKMIAVLEVHDATGKDDYNSLDAAVNYWISIKEALIGKEDRVIVNIANEWYGTWNGSAWADGYKKAIPKLRNAGINNTLIVDAAGWGQYPQSIVDYGQSVFAADTQKNTVFSIHMYEYAGKDAATVKANMESVLNKGLALIIGEFGGYHTNGDVDEYAIMKYGQEKGVGWLAWSWYGNSSDLNYLDLATGPNGSLTSFGNTVVNDTYGIKNTSKKAGIY; encoded by the coding sequence ATGTTGGTGATTCTGGGGAGTGCTGCACCCAAAGCGTCTGCTGCTACAGGATTTTATGTAAACGGAGGCAAATTGTACGATTCCACTGGCAAGGCATTTGTTATGAGAGGTGTCAATCATGGACATTCATGGTTTAAGAACGACCTGAACACGGCGATTCCTGCGATTGCCAAAACAGGTGCCAACACCGTACGGATTGTGCTCTCCAATGGCGTGCAGTACACCAAAGACGATCTGAACTCTGTTAAAAACATCATTAATGTTGTAAGCGCAAACAAAATGATTGCGGTGCTTGAAGTACATGATGCAACAGGTAAGGATGACTATAATTCGTTGGACGCAGCAGTGAACTACTGGATTAGCATCAAGGAAGCACTCATTGGCAAAGAAGACAGGGTTATCGTAAATATTGCGAACGAATGGTATGGAACATGGAACGGCAGTGCCTGGGCTGACGGATACAAAAAAGCAATTCCCAAGCTGAGAAATGCCGGTATTAACAATACATTGATCGTGGATGCAGCAGGCTGGGGGCAATACCCGCAATCCATCGTGGATTATGGACAAAGTGTATTTGCAGCAGATACACAGAAAAATACTGTGTTCTCGATTCACATGTATGAATATGCCGGTAAAGACGCGGCAACCGTAAAAGCCAACATGGAAAGCGTTTTAAACAAAGGTCTGGCCCTGATCATTGGTGAATTCGGTGGATACCACACGAACGGAGACGTCGATGAATATGCAATCATGAAATATGGTCAGGAAAAAGGGGTAGGCTGGCTCGCATGGTCCTGGTATGGCAACAGCTCCGATTTGAACTATTTGGACTTGGCTACAGGTCCTAACGGAAGTTTGACATCCTTTGGAAACACGGTTGTGAACGACACTTATGGAATTAAAAATACTTCAAAAAAAGCAGGGATCTACTAA
- the treR gene encoding trehalose operon repressor: MNNKFIRIYEDIAARIRTGEIEAGTLLPSELDLSESYQTSRETIRKALKMLSEEGYIQKIQGKGSIVLDIRKIDFPISGLVSFKELAKKMGHRAKTYVKVFEEKKVDQALFKKINFGLNEKVWEIRRVRQVDGEHVILDKDHISQRLIPGLSREICNDSIFEYIEEELGLTISFAKKEILVEEPTAEDRELLDLEGFHNVVVVRSQVYLEDASQFQFTEARHRPDKFRFVDFARRR, encoded by the coding sequence ATGAATAATAAATTTATCCGAATCTATGAAGATATCGCAGCTCGTATTCGGACTGGAGAAATTGAAGCTGGCACGCTGCTTCCCTCGGAACTGGATTTATCGGAAAGTTATCAAACGTCCAGAGAGACAATTCGCAAAGCGCTGAAAATGCTGTCTGAAGAAGGTTATATTCAGAAAATTCAAGGTAAGGGCTCCATTGTTTTGGATATACGTAAAATTGATTTTCCTATCTCAGGTCTCGTTAGCTTCAAGGAACTGGCTAAAAAAATGGGACATCGGGCCAAAACGTACGTTAAGGTTTTTGAAGAAAAAAAGGTTGATCAGGCCTTGTTCAAGAAAATCAATTTTGGCCTGAATGAAAAGGTCTGGGAGATCAGACGTGTACGGCAAGTGGATGGCGAACATGTCATCCTCGATAAGGACCATATAAGCCAGAGGCTTATTCCCGGTTTGAGCAGGGAAATATGTAATGATTCTATCTTCGAGTACATTGAGGAAGAACTCGGGCTGACCATCTCTTTTGCCAAAAAGGAAATTTTGGTGGAGGAGCCTACCGCTGAAGATAGGGAGTTGCTTGATCTCGAAGGGTTCCACAATGTAGTTGTGGTAAGGAGCCAGGTTTACCTGGAGGACGCGAGTCAATTCCAGTTCACAGAAGCAAGGCATCGCCCCGACAAGTTCAGATTTGTGGATTTTGCCCGGCGCAGATGA
- a CDS encoding fibronectin type III domain-containing protein, whose translation MKKKSEKRIKKQAEQLSKVVLAFALLSPQAMLVEWGSTAVMAEAVETISIVSDTSSMKAVQSSKVKVEMNSDGKYRIVLLPNTNVFYGGDTGNVSTIIDHNGTPVNFKSLPLNYYRINNNVIEMSRQKDNVEYILRVSIVNATSQGGYMKVELEAVNRSGSTLNLGGTFYWDTMVNGNDASPFEVIENGWRNYSGGVQVTAFYANTYNVVDADRIFMGQYNSPDSAQLTGGSSPSSFTPGQTITATDTAAQFWWDGKATANQASRKFSTIVGIGPKNAPPSFALSAPSSGQTYYKGEQLQISGTTRDTDVGDLLTVKWSIDGGSENMLTQMTATGSNQLFNTNYTLPDTLADGAHTLQVWVMDDKGGVSSAGTVNFTVKSFVVPGTPTFTSVNNNNLTVNWDKKANDASVTYELKNVTTNQSFDTGTSNSRQVTGLTPNTPYSFAVRAKNSVGSYTGYSSPASKFTLANTPSDAAVSQSGNSVTASWNNNGNPAGTNYKTEIRNSVGQVLASGTTSSTRTELALTGLADGIYDVYVAALNGEGIQTAFASAGQITKDTTGPTAPSLAVNPFSWTKEDVLVTITAGSDALSGVQKTQYKLGIGGEWKEYTAPFTVASEGNTLIIARSIDAFGNTGQEASVTARVDRTAPTPPVISLNPPEWTHSAVTVTLTAGTDEASGVGLTQYRLGGEGTWVDYREPFTIHTEGITEIQARSVDRASNVSASTSATARIDKTGPDEPKITLSDDEWTNQDVSFEITSGEDTGSGLAKSQYRLNEQGPWIDYTGEVKVTKEGKTTVYARSLDQVGNVSTVAKAIIRLDKTAPTEPVITLSQSGWSKEAVQFTIAGSVDEHSISYEYSLNGAPYIAGNSGTVSSNGPTVIRARARDAVGNVSKEISRTAYVDQVAPTVTFTPNGQGWSDTNISATVQYEDSDSGINENSRLYNVTNSALSPDNWNEARSNEPVISIESEGIWYIHAKTMDVAGNTYETVSAPYQIQRKPQQPGNVSITQISETSAELTWDLPTGEWYTDGYQYEIINQTTGQSWTLDYPKHTHIDDSLSGGQVYDYEVRVRNHTGISDAVAVRALTIPAAPASLQIRKVDSQPGLAEVHFDSVQGATAYRITAATSDGRIVYDQTISDSSNIPYLTNLVPGSIHTISVTALNESGAGESSRAGFLTLPAAPGEFEAVQIREHEISLGWETVTSATYYSLSRSGAGIYEGLETEYVDAGLDSGTEYSYELLAANETGEGPVTSLQKLMTLPGAIENLSIDNATTTSMSLSWDPVRGAERYEVFVNGEKRETLLAGTHEYLLTGLTAGTLVQVDVQAGNGSGQGQSNRVSGTTLPESPSGLHFVQPTETGATLRWDAVPGATKYRVVLEGQSYEISDTQLEVHQLSGSRHYTYQVQAGNAAGYGAPTSGELLTLPTRPEGLTVTHTDETSIGVEWESVNTAESYIVSINGAEVGRTSGLAYTAEELSPGMEYLVEVQGLNTSGVGQSASLIRLSKPASPSEIVVEPGVHKANLSWAAVAGASEYVIKQGNKEIYRGTELTTLISGLEDGTMHHYTLVAMNRQGTSSEATNVSVLTLPEKPVEIKALEVSENSINLDFTKTGVKGADEYIIERNGREIARMDARETQFVDEDLLPGTKYTYKIRAVNASGSGASLTYGITTQTLPLSSDGITVIKGTHAFDLAWEAVKGAAAYEIRNQTTGEVQTVSEPSVHLASLLDGTTYAFELTVMNEDGHRSSPVQVLLLTKPISPQTASIAAVTDQSAKLDLSGSATRGAEQLIILRDGIEIDRIPADSISYEDSDLTPGERYTYTVKTSNASGDSDTGFDVQLRTLPATIKETLHPDVIEETAAVIKWKKVQGAEGYIVMIADNEFTTITENDLTEVTLNGLTSAAQYDQVQIVPYNTAGKGSPMVVAPFFTLPHVDSVEIKLYPETEHARLEWDFPYLNETFVVLMDGIELYRGKQKEYIVNELQGGTNYSIELYTENEQGDISHKLEYTLLTKPEAPKEVEYRSTQESIQLQFEKSRVKGAEQFIIERDGAEIGRVSVDEPYYEDRGLESGVDYVYTIKTVNASGKSEVGFNLTAVTLPGKIPSPPQVEERAQHGADIVWDMIPGAAGYRIYRKDELIATTMGTSIHVTELESAQRYPDFSIVPFNEAGDGETVNVPEFETLPSEEFTVSATSQSTSSIALSWKLESLNEIIVLSSSGREIYRGKDRSYIWTGLTGGQRYDVILWTENSAGEKSESQQAVAVTMPYPPSNGSGAGSPVTSSKPEDAQSVVSQPEQNDKAETTAKKEIKFIDIGQTFNKDQIIWLAEQNIIQGVSETRFEPRRPITRAEFTALIVRLMGVDTSADYQNAFQDVNDQDWFAPEIEAAVSRGMVHGMGNGKFAPYALVTREQASKIIANVIRKIKPEPATSRRAFTDQMDVSDWAKEEVEELAGMYMLTGYQDGSFRPLQHLSRSEAAALIFRLNKLIRIIEENQTMEEENPTMDDKGTSSDIDGKDNASKFDVKDLD comes from the coding sequence TTGAAGAAGAAATCTGAGAAACGTATAAAAAAACAGGCCGAGCAGCTTAGCAAAGTGGTACTGGCATTTGCCTTGCTGTCACCCCAAGCCATGCTGGTCGAATGGGGTTCAACGGCCGTTATGGCTGAAGCGGTGGAAACCATCAGTATTGTATCCGATACTTCCAGCATGAAGGCTGTTCAATCCTCCAAGGTGAAAGTGGAGATGAATAGTGATGGCAAATATAGAATTGTGTTGCTTCCAAATACAAATGTATTCTACGGTGGTGATACAGGGAATGTATCCACCATTATTGATCATAACGGAACACCCGTTAATTTTAAGTCGCTGCCCCTTAATTATTATCGAATCAATAATAATGTAATCGAAATGTCCAGGCAAAAAGACAATGTAGAGTATATTTTGCGCGTATCCATTGTGAATGCCACATCTCAGGGCGGTTATATGAAGGTGGAACTGGAGGCTGTTAATCGCAGCGGCTCTACGCTCAATCTGGGAGGTACGTTCTATTGGGATACGATGGTGAATGGCAACGATGCTTCTCCGTTTGAAGTGATTGAGAACGGCTGGCGCAATTACAGTGGTGGAGTTCAGGTAACCGCTTTTTATGCTAACACGTATAACGTCGTGGACGCGGATCGCATTTTCATGGGGCAGTACAATAGCCCGGACAGTGCACAGCTGACAGGTGGTTCTTCTCCATCTTCCTTTACGCCAGGCCAGACCATTACCGCAACGGATACTGCTGCGCAGTTTTGGTGGGACGGTAAAGCAACTGCCAACCAGGCTTCACGCAAATTTTCGACGATCGTGGGAATTGGCCCCAAAAATGCACCGCCTTCTTTTGCACTATCGGCTCCGTCTTCAGGCCAGACCTACTATAAAGGAGAACAGCTCCAAATTTCCGGTACAACCCGGGATACGGATGTGGGAGATCTTCTGACTGTCAAATGGTCAATCGACGGAGGCTCCGAAAATATGTTGACACAAATGACGGCTACAGGTTCCAATCAGTTGTTTAACACGAATTACACATTGCCGGATACGCTCGCAGATGGTGCACATACGTTGCAGGTATGGGTTATGGATGACAAGGGAGGGGTCTCCTCAGCGGGCACGGTCAATTTCACGGTAAAAAGTTTCGTGGTTCCGGGAACACCAACATTTACATCGGTTAACAATAATAATCTAACGGTGAATTGGGACAAGAAGGCGAATGATGCCTCCGTGACATATGAACTGAAAAATGTAACGACGAATCAGAGCTTCGATACAGGTACATCCAATAGTCGTCAGGTGACCGGGCTTACACCGAATACCCCGTATTCTTTTGCTGTGCGCGCCAAAAATTCGGTCGGTTCCTATACGGGGTATTCAAGCCCAGCTAGCAAATTTACATTGGCCAATACACCAAGCGATGCAGCTGTGAGCCAGTCGGGTAACTCCGTTACGGCTAGTTGGAACAATAATGGCAATCCTGCGGGAACGAATTACAAAACGGAAATACGCAACTCCGTTGGACAAGTGCTTGCATCGGGTACAACTTCATCAACTCGGACTGAACTTGCGCTAACAGGACTTGCAGACGGAATATATGACGTATATGTAGCAGCTCTGAATGGAGAAGGCATACAGACTGCATTTGCCTCTGCAGGTCAGATCACAAAGGACACAACTGGTCCCACCGCTCCCTCTTTAGCAGTCAATCCTTTTTCTTGGACCAAGGAAGATGTCCTGGTTACGATTACAGCAGGTTCGGATGCCTTAAGTGGTGTGCAGAAGACACAGTACAAACTAGGGATTGGAGGAGAATGGAAGGAATACACTGCTCCCTTTACGGTTGCTTCTGAAGGAAACACGCTCATAATTGCACGAAGTATAGATGCATTTGGCAATACAGGACAGGAGGCTTCGGTTACAGCGCGAGTGGACCGTACAGCTCCGACACCTCCCGTCATTTCGTTAAATCCTCCGGAGTGGACCCATTCGGCAGTAACGGTGACGTTAACGGCAGGTACGGATGAAGCAAGCGGAGTGGGTCTTACGCAATATAGGCTTGGAGGTGAAGGGACTTGGGTCGATTATCGAGAGCCATTTACTATCCATACGGAAGGAATAACCGAGATTCAGGCGCGAAGTGTGGATCGGGCCTCTAACGTCAGTGCGTCAACTTCAGCCACTGCCCGAATTGACAAGACTGGCCCTGATGAGCCAAAGATTACACTCAGTGATGATGAATGGACAAACCAGGATGTGTCTTTTGAAATCACCAGTGGTGAAGATACAGGCAGTGGACTTGCCAAAAGCCAATATCGTCTAAACGAACAAGGCCCCTGGATCGATTACACTGGAGAAGTGAAGGTTACCAAAGAAGGAAAAACCACAGTATATGCGCGCTCGCTTGACCAGGTAGGGAACGTAAGTACTGTTGCGAAAGCAATCATTCGATTGGATAAGACCGCTCCAACAGAACCGGTTATTACATTAAGTCAGTCAGGCTGGAGCAAGGAAGCTGTACAATTTACGATTGCTGGCAGCGTAGACGAACATTCCATTTCGTATGAATATAGTTTGAATGGGGCCCCGTATATTGCAGGAAACTCAGGCACCGTGAGTTCAAACGGTCCCACCGTCATTCGAGCCAGAGCGAGAGATGCTGTCGGAAACGTTAGCAAGGAGATTAGTCGTACGGCTTATGTCGATCAGGTTGCTCCAACGGTTACATTTACACCGAATGGACAAGGCTGGAGTGACACTAATATATCTGCTACCGTTCAATATGAAGATTCTGATTCGGGTATCAATGAGAATTCGCGATTGTACAATGTGACCAACAGTGCCTTATCGCCAGACAACTGGAATGAAGCTCGCTCGAATGAGCCTGTAATTTCAATTGAATCCGAAGGCATTTGGTATATCCATGCCAAAACAATGGATGTGGCAGGGAATACATATGAGACGGTATCGGCGCCTTATCAGATCCAGCGCAAACCACAGCAACCGGGAAATGTGAGCATCACACAGATCAGTGAGACTTCGGCAGAACTTACATGGGATTTGCCGACAGGAGAATGGTATACCGACGGGTATCAGTATGAAATTATAAACCAAACGACAGGCCAGTCGTGGACACTGGATTATCCAAAACATACGCACATTGATGACTCCCTAAGTGGTGGGCAAGTCTATGATTACGAAGTGAGAGTTCGAAACCACACTGGCATAAGTGATGCAGTAGCTGTCCGTGCACTGACAATCCCGGCAGCACCGGCATCATTACAAATTCGAAAAGTCGATTCCCAGCCTGGGCTGGCAGAAGTGCATTTCGATTCGGTTCAAGGGGCTACTGCGTACCGTATCACGGCTGCAACTTCGGATGGAAGAATTGTTTATGACCAGACGATCTCCGATTCTTCCAATATTCCGTACTTGACCAATCTGGTCCCGGGGAGCATTCATACGATTTCGGTCACAGCTCTGAATGAGAGTGGTGCGGGAGAAAGCAGCAGGGCGGGATTTCTGACATTGCCTGCAGCACCCGGTGAATTTGAGGCAGTGCAGATTCGGGAGCATGAGATCTCTCTGGGATGGGAGACGGTAACTTCAGCCACGTATTACAGCCTTTCACGTAGTGGAGCAGGAATCTACGAAGGATTGGAAACGGAGTATGTGGACGCAGGTCTGGATAGTGGAACAGAGTATAGCTATGAATTGCTGGCCGCAAACGAGACAGGAGAAGGCCCGGTAACAAGCTTGCAGAAGCTGATGACATTGCCGGGGGCCATTGAAAACTTGAGTATAGATAATGCTACAACAACGAGCATGAGTCTAAGTTGGGATCCTGTAAGAGGCGCGGAGCGATACGAAGTCTTTGTGAATGGGGAGAAGCGAGAGACGCTGCTTGCTGGAACCCATGAATATCTGCTAACGGGATTGACCGCGGGAACGTTGGTTCAGGTGGACGTTCAGGCAGGCAATGGAAGTGGACAAGGTCAATCCAATCGAGTATCTGGAACGACGCTTCCCGAGAGTCCTTCAGGTCTTCACTTTGTTCAGCCGACTGAAACAGGAGCAACACTCAGATGGGATGCAGTACCCGGAGCGACGAAGTACCGGGTCGTTCTTGAGGGGCAGAGTTATGAGATATCAGATACACAGCTTGAAGTCCATCAGTTATCTGGCAGCCGCCACTACACGTATCAGGTGCAGGCCGGAAATGCAGCCGGTTACGGTGCACCCACAAGCGGTGAACTTCTTACTTTGCCAACCAGACCAGAAGGACTCACAGTAACACATACGGATGAAACGAGCATTGGTGTGGAATGGGAATCTGTAAATACAGCCGAATCCTATATTGTGAGTATCAATGGGGCCGAAGTGGGTCGAACTTCTGGACTTGCCTATACGGCTGAAGAATTGTCACCAGGCATGGAGTATTTAGTGGAAGTACAGGGCTTGAACACGTCTGGAGTCGGTCAGTCCGCCAGCTTGATTCGATTATCCAAACCAGCATCGCCTTCAGAAATCGTAGTTGAACCAGGGGTACATAAAGCCAACTTGTCATGGGCTGCGGTAGCAGGTGCCTCGGAGTATGTAATTAAACAGGGGAACAAAGAGATTTACCGTGGAACAGAGCTGACCACACTGATTTCAGGACTTGAGGATGGAACGATGCATCATTACACACTTGTTGCCATGAACAGACAAGGGACCTCATCCGAAGCGACGAATGTATCTGTACTGACATTGCCTGAGAAACCAGTGGAGATTAAGGCATTGGAAGTGTCGGAAAACAGTATTAATCTTGATTTTACCAAAACAGGAGTTAAGGGTGCAGACGAATACATCATTGAACGCAATGGGCGAGAGATTGCTCGCATGGATGCGCGTGAAACCCAATTCGTAGATGAGGATTTGTTGCCAGGCACGAAATATACGTATAAGATCCGGGCGGTTAATGCAAGTGGTTCGGGTGCTTCCCTTACCTATGGAATAACAACTCAAACCCTGCCACTATCCTCAGATGGGATTACGGTGATCAAGGGAACGCACGCGTTTGATTTGGCGTGGGAAGCAGTAAAGGGAGCTGCCGCATATGAAATACGCAATCAGACCACGGGGGAAGTACAGACTGTGTCCGAACCATCGGTCCATCTCGCCAGTTTATTGGATGGCACAACGTATGCGTTTGAACTTACTGTCATGAATGAGGATGGTCACCGTTCTTCTCCTGTTCAGGTTCTTTTGTTGACCAAGCCCATATCCCCACAAACAGCAAGTATTGCTGCCGTAACCGATCAATCGGCAAAGCTGGATCTGAGTGGCAGCGCCACACGAGGAGCAGAACAGTTGATCATATTGCGAGATGGTATTGAAATTGACCGTATTCCGGCTGACAGCATTTCTTATGAAGATAGTGACCTGACGCCGGGAGAGAGATACACCTATACGGTTAAGACTTCGAATGCTTCGGGCGATAGCGATACGGGATTTGATGTTCAATTGCGTACGCTGCCTGCAACAATTAAGGAAACGCTGCACCCAGATGTAATTGAAGAGACGGCAGCAGTGATTAAGTGGAAAAAGGTCCAAGGGGCAGAGGGTTACATTGTAATGATAGCGGATAACGAATTCACAACCATTACAGAGAATGATTTGACTGAGGTTACCCTTAATGGACTTACCAGCGCAGCTCAATATGATCAAGTACAGATCGTTCCTTATAATACGGCAGGTAAAGGAAGTCCAATGGTCGTTGCTCCATTTTTCACCCTGCCTCATGTCGATTCTGTTGAGATAAAGCTATATCCGGAGACGGAGCATGCCAGATTGGAGTGGGATTTCCCTTATCTCAACGAAACGTTTGTGGTTCTAATGGATGGTATCGAGCTGTATAGAGGTAAACAAAAAGAGTATATCGTAAATGAGCTGCAGGGCGGAACGAACTACTCCATCGAATTGTATACCGAGAACGAGCAGGGGGATATATCACATAAGCTCGAGTATACGCTGTTAACCAAACCGGAAGCTCCCAAAGAAGTGGAATATCGTTCGACACAGGAGAGCATACAACTTCAGTTCGAAAAGAGCCGTGTCAAGGGGGCTGAGCAATTCATCATTGAACGTGACGGTGCGGAGATCGGCCGAGTGTCTGTTGACGAGCCTTATTACGAGGACCGGGGGCTTGAGTCTGGTGTAGATTATGTGTACACCATCAAAACCGTTAATGCTTCCGGTAAGAGCGAGGTCGGCTTTAATCTAACAGCAGTAACACTGCCAGGCAAAATTCCTTCTCCACCCCAAGTGGAAGAACGCGCTCAGCATGGTGCAGATATTGTATGGGATATGATTCCTGGGGCAGCAGGCTATCGCATCTATCGGAAAGACGAGCTGATTGCGACAACAATGGGAACGTCGATACATGTGACTGAATTGGAAAGTGCCCAGCGCTATCCAGACTTTTCTATTGTGCCTTTTAATGAGGCGGGAGACGGAGAGACAGTTAATGTACCTGAGTTCGAGACATTGCCATCAGAAGAATTCACCGTTTCAGCCACCTCTCAGAGTACAAGCAGCATTGCGTTGAGCTGGAAGTTGGAATCTTTGAATGAAATAATCGTACTTTCTAGTAGTGGGCGGGAGATTTATCGTGGAAAGGATCGAAGCTACATCTGGACAGGATTAACGGGTGGGCAGCGCTATGATGTCATATTGTGGACTGAAAATTCAGCCGGGGAAAAAAGTGAAAGCCAGCAGGCCGTGGCTGTGACTATGCCGTATCCACCTTCAAACGGAAGTGGGGCCGGTTCACCTGTAACTTCCTCCAAACCGGAGGATGCCCAGTCCGTTGTGTCTCAACCAGAGCAAAATGACAAAGCGGAAACAACAGCCAAGAAAGAGATCAAGTTCATTGATATTGGTCAAACATTCAATAAAGATCAGATTATATGGCTGGCAGAGCAAAACATCATTCAAGGTGTGAGTGAAACCCGCTTCGAACCCCGTCGTCCCATTACAAGAGCTGAATTCACAGCACTTATTGTGCGATTAATGGGTGTGGACACATCTGCGGATTATCAAAATGCTTTTCAGGATGTGAACGATCAGGATTGGTTTGCTCCGGAGATCGAAGCAGCCGTAAGTCGTGGTATGGTACATGGTATGGGGAATGGTAAATTTGCACCTTATGCGCTGGTAACCCGGGAACAAGCATCAAAGATCATCGCGAATGTTATTCGCAAAATCAAGCCGGAACCCGCAACTTCACGTCGTGCTTTTACGGATCAGATGGATGTATCCGATTGGGCCAAAGAAGAGGTTGAAGAGCTTGCTGGAATGTATATGCTTACGGGATACCAAGATGGCAGTTTCCGTCCCTTGCAGCATCTGAGCAGATCCGAGGCGGCAGCCCTCATCTTCCGACTGAACAAGCTGATCCGTATTATTGAAGAGAACCAAACTATGGAGGAAGAGAATCCAACTATGGATGATAAAGGAACGAGTAGCGACATAGATGGTAAGGATAACGCGTCAAAATTTGACGTAAAAGACTTGGATTGA
- a CDS encoding prolyl oligopeptidase family serine peptidase, protein MSQTGHRLVKEITKTVTLDYLLHIPEKEEPLAEDQKWPVILFLHGAGERGNDLEMLKANGVPLIADQDKSFPFIVISPQCPVDEFWGMHREAVMALLEHVLETEAADPDRVYLTGLSMGGYGTWDLPLFYPNTFAALAPVCGGADPSKAEELRNTPIWAFHGAKDDVVYVTESEKIVHALEALNADVKLTIYPEGDHDAWTETYENPELYKWFLSHSL, encoded by the coding sequence ATGTCGCAAACCGGGCATCGACTGGTAAAAGAAATCACCAAAACCGTCACTTTGGATTATTTGCTGCACATTCCTGAGAAGGAGGAACCACTTGCAGAGGACCAGAAATGGCCTGTCATTTTGTTTCTTCATGGTGCCGGGGAACGCGGTAATGATCTGGAAATGCTTAAAGCAAACGGGGTTCCGCTTATTGCCGATCAGGACAAGAGTTTCCCGTTTATCGTGATTTCACCGCAATGTCCTGTGGACGAATTTTGGGGTATGCATCGCGAAGCTGTTATGGCCCTTCTGGAACATGTTTTGGAAACCGAAGCAGCTGACCCAGACCGGGTGTATCTTACAGGTCTGAGTATGGGCGGGTATGGTACATGGGATCTGCCACTCTTTTACCCCAATACATTTGCTGCATTGGCTCCTGTATGTGGGGGAGCGGACCCTTCCAAAGCGGAAGAACTGCGTAATACGCCGATATGGGCGTTTCATGGGGCAAAGGATGACGTCGTTTATGTAACGGAATCCGAGAAAATTGTTCATGCGCTTGAAGCGTTGAATGCGGATGTGAAGCTGACGATATACCCTGAAGGGGATCATGATGCTTGGACAGAAACGTATGAAAACCCGGAGTTGTACAAATGGTTTCTCAGCCATTCGTTATAA
- a CDS encoding SDR family oxidoreductase, protein MKALFIGGTGTISTAITDQLAKQGCELYLINRGNQNDNLPAQIKVLQADINDEARVAELIADLEFDVVADFIAFVPSQLERDYRLFKDKTKQFIFISSASAYQTPLADYRITEGTPLSNPYWEYSRNKIACEDYLMKQYREEGFPVTIVRPSHTYSERSVPLGVHGAEGSWQVLKRIRENKPVLIHGDGTSLWTITHNRDFAKGFIGLMGNIHAIGESVHITSDESVTWNQIYEIIAGVLGVKLHAVHVSSEFLAACSDQDLRGGLLGDKANTVVFDNSKLKRLVPEFVATIRADQGIRSTIEYILAHPELQTEDPEFDAWCDKVVGALDEALLKIRDEK, encoded by the coding sequence ATGAAAGCGCTTTTTATTGGAGGAACAGGTACCATCAGTACAGCAATTACCGATCAGCTTGCGAAGCAAGGCTGCGAACTTTATTTGATCAACCGAGGAAATCAAAATGATAATTTGCCTGCGCAAATCAAAGTGCTGCAAGCCGATATTAACGATGAAGCACGGGTTGCGGAGCTGATTGCCGACCTGGAGTTCGATGTTGTCGCAGACTTTATCGCGTTTGTACCTTCACAGCTGGAGAGAGATTACCGTTTGTTCAAAGATAAAACAAAGCAGTTTATATTTATCAGTTCGGCATCTGCCTATCAGACACCACTTGCTGACTATCGGATCACGGAAGGTACGCCATTATCCAATCCGTATTGGGAATATTCGCGCAACAAAATTGCCTGTGAAGACTATTTGATGAAACAGTATCGTGAAGAAGGATTTCCGGTCACCATTGTGCGTCCAAGTCATACGTATAGTGAACGTTCTGTACCTCTCGGTGTACATGGAGCAGAGGGAAGCTGGCAGGTCCTCAAGCGCATACGTGAAAATAAACCCGTACTCATTCATGGAGATGGCACATCTCTCTGGACCATAACGCATAACCGTGATTTTGCCAAAGGATTTATTGGCCTTATGGGCAATATTCACGCGATTGGTGAATCGGTACATATTACCTCAGATGAGTCAGTAACCTGGAATCAGATCTATGAAATTATTGCAGGAGTGCTTGGTGTCAAGCTTCATGCGGTGCATGTATCTTCCGAGTTTTTGGCGGCGTGCAGTGATCAGGATCTTCGCGGCGGTCTGCTGGGAGACAAGGCGAATACGGTTGTATTTGATAACAGTAAATTAAAAAGGCTTGTTCCGGAATTTGTGGCAACCATTCGGGCTGATCAAGGAATCCGGAGTACCATAGAATATATTCTTGCACATCCTGAATTGCAGACCGAAGATCCCGAATTTGATGCATGGTGTGACAAGGTGGTTGGAGCATTGGATGAAGCGTTACTGAAAATTAGAGATGAGAAGTGA